TTGGACGTGTTTCACATGCCCAGCCGGATCTCCTTGGACACCTAGGGGATTAGGGCTCCTCTACATTACCTTATTTTCAACCACAATTTACTGTTTATACATGTTATTTACACAATTTTGTTTTCACAACTAGGAAAACCTGTCTTGCACGTTACATGGAGTCATTGAAGAAGAAGCACTTGGAGTAAAGACAAAGGCAACATGCATACTTTATAGTCATTATTCTTGATCAGCATATCCATCTTGTgcaaagaaagccaaaatcaagtttcCTAAAACTGCTCCAAAGTTTTGTTAATCGAACAGCTAAATACAAGTCCTAACTCTGTCTGCTATAAGTTGCAGTTATGCTCTTTGACATGTACTAGATTTCAATTATCCCCTGCATAAGAACATAAATTTATACAACTTATGGCACAAAAGAAAGCTATGAAAATCAAatctgttgagggaaaaatgagcgtgttggcatattcttgtgaaaacctgtgtaaaatagtgttgtaacaagtgttgttgcggaaggcttgaagtgggcttgaagtgtgctcattattggtcaaaagaagcgacttcgctcgaccctcgctcgacagagcgctcgagcgaacttaggcagattcaaccgctcgaccctcgctcgacatacggctcgagcgaactcaggcagattcaaccgctcgaccctcgctcgacatacggctcgagcgaactcaggcagagtcaaccgctcgatactcgctcgacatggcgctcgagcgaactcaggcagaattcggcgctcgacacttcgctcgagccaatgttccagatcacttacaatgtagggttttgagcgcctcatttgatgggaactataaatagaacatgttagcttctgttctatgggtggagaatcagagcaaaaaccctaagggcctccaagaacatcttagagcaatctctcccccatttgattgattctttcttggaaaaacatttctccaccacaacatacacaaaaatcagcttttacttgagtccattgaagtggacatttttgttggccggaagagtccggagctgccgttgatgcagagatcgagaggttctcgtgggaagctataggaaggtcggagtttcgacactacatgcgtgtagagatcgagtgggtcactcgtggtgttgcaagccaagtttagctactacaaaggttttgtgagtgttctaaattggttgtaacaaactaaagtttctatagtggatttgaggtggtgtcttacacccggagtggttttagattttgaagaggttcttcaaatgagtttccactccgtgaacaaaatcatgtgttgattatttgtgttatttgtttcatttattatctgcttgtttgattaattttcaaaaggtcataaaaattagattacacctattcaccccccctctaggtgtagtgttgtgtagaaccactgctttttcaattggtatcagagcgggttcactccgctaggatttagttcctgagtgtgatcctgctgtagtggtttaaatggataggtctcaatcactcacatctccaccattttttgatggaagcaactatgcgtattggaaagttcgaatgagagctttccttaagtctgtggatgaacgagtgtgggctTCCATAGTAAAGGGTTGGAAACAACCGGTTGTAGTCATTGAAGGAGTCCAAACCCCCAagagtgtggaaaattactctagggatgaagtcaatgagtgtagttggaatagcaaaggcttGAATGCAATgttcatggccgtgtcccaggaggagttcaagagaatctccatgtgtgaaaattgcaaagaggcatgggacattcttgaggttacccatgaaggtaccaaggctgtaaagaattctaaacttcaaatgctgaccaccagctttgaagaacttaggatgaaggatgatgaaacgtttgatggcttctatagcaaacttaatgatattgtcaattctcgtttcaatttaggggatagaattcctgaggacagaattgtgagaaaagtccttagatctcttcctgagaggtttcgtcccaaagtcactgctatagaagaaagcaaagacttggacaacatgagaattgaagagttggtgggttccttacaaacctatgaacatactcttcctatggataagaaaaacaagtccatagccctcaatgctattagagaagagtctggtgaatcttctgatgaacttgccatgagtgacaaggagatagcattttatgctaaaaaattcaggaagatgtttgcccGGAAAAACCCAAGACAGGAGATGAGGAGGTTCAAGGGTTTCAATGAaggttctagttcagaaaaccgagaagggaggtataagcgcgaaactagagctgtcaatgacaatattcagtgccatgaatgtcatggttttggtcacattcgatTTGAGTGTGCGAATTACAAAAgggccaaagagaaagctaatgttgcttccttgactgaaagtgagtctgagtcaagtgactcaaAAGAGGgttctcccaggaagaaaaatttcaactacatggctttTACTTCCTCTGTTGGAGGAAAAAGTCATAGAagtgaatctgtggttgaaattgagagtgtctctgaaaatgaatccggggaTGAGGATGACTTGCAAGAAATCTATGAGAAGCTgtataaggaatgtgtgaaattgaggaaactcaataaagcacatattgaggaaatagatttgtgcaaaagagaaaatgaaggacttCAGGGCAAGctaagagaagccattggtctaacagatgagttgcaaaagaggaatgtgactttggaagataaagtgacaactcatgaaaatgagctaactttgttaaatactaagttgcagaaattctccattgggacaaaacagcttgacaaaatcctaagtttaggaaagtcctctagtgataaaagtggtttaggctattttgaagagaatcctgatgctccttcaagctcaaaagccttcggtaaaaatgtgagaaccacagtgtttgttcctgaTATGACTGAGAAAAGGAAGGCTCATACATCTGAAAAGGGTAAGAAGCCtgtgcaagtgcaaaagtctgttcctccttccaaaagacaaggagctcacaacatgagccccatatgtcatcattgtgggaagttaggccatattagaccaaactgttttaaattaatgagtcactttgtgcatgctcctgcatttgttaataatagaactgcttatccttctggaagGAGTAAGAGTTGCATGAATGACtctaagaatgtctcaaccttcttgagacaaagagctcacaaagcaagccccgtgtgtcatcattgtggtaagattggtcacatccgaccaaactgttttgagcttaagaggcacaccaagagaattgaaaagcccttctcaagaaaatggataccaaggtggatcatccaaaagggaaagacgcgagccacacatggttttggtgctgtagactgacaggtatgcattacatgcattacatacattacatgcatttttgttttattttgttgctgtttgtttttttgttgttgtctagTTTCTTTGTCGTTGTTTGCTGCTCGTACATGCACTTCATGATTGCGCTGtataatagtggggttgttaattctaaaatctaagtgcatgtgtcttttgagatttgtatcatatatctatattttacaaaggtttggaacataagtatctcgtgtaatctgtgactggcatcacacacttcactccaaactcggtcaattgtcatttcaccacttgtgagtttattggggaggcaatcaaaagtggtaggaagctctatcttcatacagaattgaccacgggctagatgacctcatcatggttcgtttgtgcaaaaatatgtatctcgaaaggaaaagaaaaagtgaagttgatataaaaaaaaaaaaaaaaagggtgaaaaacagaataagttttctgttttcttgaacatactgagacaagtatttaaacagaaagattcaggtcctagcagcattaggtttgactttctgtgtcttgaatgagcttcccaagcacttatggtttcatgttcagcccaaccccgctcacgccttacggttaaaatttcttgattgagcaaggaccgctttaaacacgcacgtctatattacttgtgatactttgttttaaaCTGCATGTtgtatgggaatatgatgcttctctacatttgatatgtactcttggtgtgaaaattgacattcccagtatttgtccaagtcatgtgagtgttgtgtgcttcaaaactgggcaaactgtgtttttctggaggtctcgctcgaccctcgctcgacctCGCTCGATCGACAACCGCTCGACAaccgctcgagggttttaagttcgctcgagcgaatgtctGTTATAAAAGCCAGCGCCGCTCGAGCACAGTGTTTTCTCTTCCGGTTTCGCCTCCTGTGtgtttttcttcttcgtttCTCAGTTTTTCCTCGTTTAATCGAGCTCTTTCCTTCCGAAATCTTCTCCAAACCAAGGTaaatccctttctcttttgtttttttcgtgATTTGGTGagtttgtttttgggtttttccGTTTGTTTTGCAtatgggtttcggattggggtttttgaagtttgtttcttgaaattgttccgtttattttggtttattgaggctattgtgtagccattgttgggattggttgtatttaggaggtttttgaaacttCCATGGGCTTATGCCCGAGTTtcacacttggatgcactccaagtgttcgataaaatgcctaaatgaagtttgtatttggtttttcatcatgcattggcatagcattgttcCCATACCTTTTTCATGTCCATCCTAGGTTTGAGACATCATTTCACTAagattgcattatgttttgaaggCATTTTGGTTTAGGATTGGCATGCACATGAGTCATGCAATGTCCAATGTCCAGTATTTCTACATCACACAACACCCAATGTCCAAGGTACAATTAGAActgaaacatgaaaaaaaaaaattgtccagGGTAACCATAAGAACCAAGCCTTTTAAGTGATAAGTAACTAAAAAAAGTACTTCTAACTATCACTTTTGAGGCCACACTAAAGCTAAAGTTTCATGGTGAGTATCAGTCCAAGGTCTAGacactatattaaatataatagcaTAAATCAATTAgttgaatttatataaatatatataaagcaattaggccttaaaaagaaaagaaagagaagactAACAGAGCATCACAATGAGTTGGTAGTCCcactgaaaataaaataatggtgCTCATAAGTTTTTCTTTCTCCACGACAACAAGCAAGAATCCCAAAACCCAAggcttttaccacttgagccaacccctaggggttcaaAGGTGGATTCTAGTCTATCATGACCATTAATTCAGCAGGAGAGGAGCCAATTATGGCAATCCTTCATTCTGAACAACCAAGGAGATATCAGTATAGGCAAAAGTGCACAAATCCTAGGGTCTTCACTTTGAGATAACTCAACATGATGCTGATGATTCATGTTAACTAATGGCCCACACAACAAAGCTCAACAGACactcaaaaacaaaatattagcaGATATATTGAAGTGATTAAAGAGCAACATCACCTACCATTTTATTCATAAGTGAGAAGTTTGAAGAATTTGCAAATAGAGCTGTTGCTATCTGTTTTATTTGTAATACTAGTAAGTTGCCAAACAGTAGATGATAGAGCTGTTGATATCTGGATATATGAATCATAAAACCATGTAAAGCAATTGCAACTGAATTCGGGAGTTAATACAGATAGAAAGTCGATGAATGCACACCTCAGTAGAGATCCATAACCACccccaaaagaaaattttccacACAGGGAGAGCTGTACCAGTGGTTAAAAAAAGCATGTTACAAGCACATTTATGCAACTATATCGAGAAAAATATTTCCGAACAATATGCAACAATAACATATCCAACATCAAGAAATTATAAGGAGTTATATAACAGAATTAGTTCAGAAAACCATACACAAGCATGACAGCCCATTCAAATGCTTGTCTATGTATTTGTGAGCATGACAACCCATAGATAATATTTACATATGTATTTATAAGCATGACAGCCCATTCACATGTGCACAAATACCCAAGAATAAGACCATTAAAGTAGACAAATACCATattaaagtaaaacaaaaatgatcTAGTTTGGAACTTAATCatctatgcatgcatcatgctaAAACTATGGGATGAGAAAACCAAGAAGAGGAACACTAGATTGTTAAAACTAATggtataaagatatatattgtGTCATTGAGTTTTTTGGGTTTAGTTGTTTTCCCTCCTTGTATAAAAGCATTTGCATCATAACTGTATTTACTTAGTGTAAAATGATCTTGGAAACATTTTCTGTATTTTTCTATGCTGTGCTATGTTTGGAGAATTGACTTGGATCCATGTAAATTTGTGGATTGGATCTGTGGCATGGTGGTTTTAGGAAGTTATTGGCTGAGAGTTCAGCTATTTCCAGTTTTGGATTGTTTCAGGAATGGTGGTGGATGAGATGTGATACTTTTAGGAGTCTTTGCCTATTAAATGTAATGATTTCTGATTTTGGGGTCTTTTTTCTCGAGTTCTTAAAGTGGATTATTTTCTATGCATGCCATTCTAGGTTTTCAAATTATGGGATTTAGTTATTATTGtagaaaatgagattattaTTATCCTCCTCCACTTTGCAAAGGAAGAGAGAGTTAGTTTCTTGGATTTGGGTGTGACATGTTTATTGTGGATGCCAATAATTGTTTTGAATTAAAGGTTTTGGACAGGaaagaaaaaacatatttttgaatGCTTTTTGCAGTTGAATTTTATAGCAATGGACTAAGCTCACTAGTAGGATATCAGACTATGTTCTTAAGCATTTTTCTCTTGTCATTACAATCTCGTCATCCATCTTGTTCATTAACCCATTGGTTCTCAATTCAACCAATTTCTGAATTTACTGTTTAGACCTGTTATTTCCACAATTTTTTTCACAACTAGGAAAACATGCCTTGCACGTTACGCTACTGCTAGTatgtctgtatatatatatatatatatatggtaaccTTGTATGTGATGctagatatatatgtatagtaacCTTGTATGTGATGCCACGCTGGAGGCAAAAAGGTAATGCTAGATATGGACTTTCATTTCTTCCCTTTGGCTTTATAGAGATGATGTCTATTAAAATGTGGCCTGAATTGTTTTTGAATGTCTTTGTCATTTCAGTATCAGCTATGTCTTAATCCAATTATTATTTGGCAGCACTTCTTTGCATCTTTTCTGTCCCGTATAAGCTTTCAAGCTCATAAATGATGGATGGTTGAATCATAGTAATGGTTGAATGATAACTTCGTTTATTATGGTGACTAAcatgagtttttaatttttttttctgcatCAGCTGCTGCCTCATTTCTCCGACGAGCATGCATTTTTAAGTTCGGAAGAAATTTCCATAACAAAGGtactattagtttttttttttattctatattttgGTTCACTTATTCAATCTAAATCCTTAACTATAACTCTTTGCAGATGACTTCACACTGCCTTCACAATGCCTTCACCTGATTTTAACAATGAGGTTTTACAAACAGGTCTAGACATCAGAAGTTGCTTTATGAAGTTTTTTTAGCATCTTATATGTACAAGGGAGGGTTTGAGGATCATCTATATTAGTTGAATGTGGTGATCCTTAAAGAGTTGAGCGTAGGTGCAGTGTCGATTGACAGTATTTtcgcttttctttttctagattTGTCGCTATCTctctcactttatcttccaTTTTCCAAATTTCATACTCGTGCTGTAATATATCATCCCACGTCTTCCAAGCCTTATTCTCTCTTATACGAATGTTCTCTTCTAGCATCTTGCATCTCCAACTCCCAATTAACATGAAGTagatacaataaatattttttttttctatatatggtaaagaaaatgatactcatacaaccttttttaaatgaacagaatttttataaaataatttataaaagtaacattattttataaaaatatccatatGAGAAAAAgtatttcaaatatattaatttctgAATTGCATATCTCAATTTCTGAATGGCATATGAGGAAAAGtaacaatttataaaataatttataagttGCTTATTGCAAAATGACGTTCCCAAAACATACTGGAAGAAGCTGTGCCGACAGCAAGTTTCACTTTCATGACATTGTTGAggtttttagtgtttgctaaaTTCGGTTTTAAAACAAATGGTTACGTATGTTAATGATTGGAAAATACACTAAGATTTATGTACAAGATTATGGTTAAAGTAAATAGCAGAATAAGTAAagctttcaaaataataattttatacataatcctttaaatatattttctgtaaaaatgaTGTTTCGGAAAAATATCAAACCAGGCGCAGCACAAGTTAAATCCATGGGCTTTAATGGCAATCTTGTAAATATAGCCAAAAGCAGGCATTTTCTGAAACCTGAAAAACCTAAATAGAATCAAAGCAACTTAAATCCATGGGATCGGTTGTTGAAGGAGAAGACGTGTTTTGCTGGACAGTGGTATTCGACGTAAAGCAGCTGATCATCCGTGAAggagataaaagaaaagaaaagggcgAGAAGAAGACAGAGTTGGTGTAGGTGAGAAATAATGAGTGGGAGACTTGGTGAGAAATGAGTGGAGGCTTCGGTGAGATGCTGTCGGgggaaagaatccaaaataaagaaaagatacaCGGAAAGGCACGGCGTAGATAAGGGATCAAAGGAGAAAAGATAAGAATCTCCTAAAGATACACGGAAAGGCAGTGCAgagttcctttcttttcttgtcGACAGAGttcttttaaaaagtaaagaccAAATAATACGTCGAGGCTCTGTTTCTTGCCCAATGAGTCGTCGCAtgcattattaatataattattacttcAAGCAATAATTTCTAAGAAActaatacataaatataattaagaaaAGACTTGCGGAAAGACACGGCGAAGCTAAGGGATGAGAGGAGAAAAGTCTTTGACGAGGTCAGTGCAGAATTCATTCATTCAATTATTTGGTCAGCTCTAGACCAAATAATTATTACTTCAAgcaataatttttctaatcgctctctctgtttcttaacaaattaaataatatcagtaaaatttaatcaatttaattGAACACTTATTCATTTATGATCCAACGTATAGCATAGTTattagaaatttaaataatttttaaaagttacagaattttaaaagtaaaaaacacttggctttaatttattcatgtcgTTCAGACGTATTAATATACTTTAAATTCGTTTAGAAAACAATAATTAAGAGCAATTCCCCAATTGGGACTGTCGACGTTGCCGTTATAATTaatacatgaatatatatatagtcaacgAGTCGTCGCATGCATTAATATACACAAGTCTTGAGGGAAATTTCCaggaaattaatatataaatgtattGGCTTTCAAAGGCAATTTCCATGATCATTCATTCAATTATTTCACCGGCCTAGCTTCGGAATCTTTTCTTACCTATAAAAGCGTACGTCTATATATATTAGTCATCATgaacaaatatatatagtactaatagGTCATTACTCATAAAAATGGCAGTCTCCTCCCTTTCCATTTCCAATATACCGATAGTAGCGTGGGCTATCTGGATCTTTTTATGCGGAAACTGTTTGGATAATGCACTTCATCAGCTTGTTAACGTTGCAGCAGCATCTGGATCAATATCTACCCTTCAACTTGAACAAGCCAAGGCTTTGCACGAGACTGGGTGGTGGCCGTCCAATACTAATTATTCAAGTGCTTGCGACTGGGATGATATTACTTGCAATGATGGAGGAAGCGTCACAAGCATCAATAGATCTTATCAAGGTTTGAGAGGTCAGTTGAAACTCAACTTCTCTTTCTTCCCAAATTTAGAAAGTCTTCATCTTCGTTCAAACAACCTTACTGGGCTCATCCCACTTGAGATAGGGATGCTGAAAAATCTGACCTTTTTAGACCTTTCTTATAACATGCTCGTCGGTCCAATCCCAACTACTCTGGTCCATTTAACTAATTTGAGAAGTTTATACCTTAGTTGGAATAAAATCAATGGATCCATTCCTCTCGAAATAGGGATGCTGAAAAATCTGACATTTTTATCCCTTTATTGGAACATGCTCGTCGGTCCAATCCCTACCACTCTAGTCCATTTAACTAATTTGAGATTTTTAGATCTTGCTCGGAATAAAATTAATGGATCCATTCCCCCCGAAATAGGAATGCTAAAAAATCTTACCCATTTATCCCTTTCATCGAATATGCTCGTCGGTCCAATCCCTTCCACAATTGGTCATTTAACTAATTTGGAATCTTTGAACCTTGGTGAAAATCAAATCCATGGATCCATTCCCCCCGAAATAGGGATGCTGAAAAATCTAACCCTTTTATCCATTTATTCGAACATGCTTGTCGGTCCAATCCCTACCACTCTGGTCCATTTAActaatttgagaattttataccttgatcaaaataaaatcaatggatCAATTCCTCCTGAAATAGGGATGCTAAAAAATCTGTTAATTTTATCCCTTTATTCCAACATGCTCGTTGGTCCAATCCCTTTCACAGTTGGTCATTTAACTCATTTGGAATATTTAAACATTAGCTGGAATAAAATCAATGGATCAATTCCCCCCGAAATAGGGATGCTGAAAAATCTGTCCTCTTTATCCATTTATTCAAGCATGCTCATCGGTTCAATCCCTTCCGCAATTGGTCATTTAACTAATTTGAAATCTTTGATCCTTGGTAAAAGTCAAATTAATGGATCCATTCCCTCCGAAATAGGGATGCTAAAAAACTTGATCTATTTATCTCTTTATTCGAACATGCTCGTCGGTCCAATCCCTACCACTCTTAGCCATTTAACTAATTTGGACTATTTGGACCTtagtcaaaataaaatcaatggatCCATTCCTCCCGAAATAGGGATGATGAAAAATTTAACCACTTTAGACCTTCATTCGAACATGCTCATTGGTCCAATCCCTTCCACAGTTGGTCATTTAACTAATTTGAGATATTTGGACCTTAGTTGGAATAAAATCAATGGATCAATTCCTCCTGAAATAAGGATGCTGAAAAATCTATCCTCTTTATCCCTTTATTCGAACATACTCGTCGGTCCAATCCCTTCCACAATTGGTCATTTAATCAATTTGAGATATTTAGACCTTGGGGCGAATAAAATCAATGGATCCATTCTTCCCGAAATAGGGATGCTGAAAAATCTGACCACTTTATACCTTTATTCGAACATGCTCATCGGTCCAATCCCTTCCACAATTGGTCATTTAactaatttgaaatatttggacCTTAGTCGGAATAAAATCAGTGGATCAATTCCTCCCGAAATAGGGATGCTAAACAATTTGACCTCTTTGTCCCTTGGTTCAAACATGCTTGTCGGTCCAATTCCAACCACTCTGGGTCATTTAACTAATTTGGAATCTTTGGACCTTAGTCGGAATAAAATCAATGGATCCATTCGTCCTGAAATAGGGATGCTAAATAATTTGACCTATGTTAACCTTTGCCATAACTTTATTAGTGGTGAAATACCTACTGCACTTGGGACCATTGGCAAAAGGGATTTATGTcgtcaattcaagattttcccTCCACGTCACAAAAGCAAAAAATCAATCATAACCGAAATAGAAATTTTTGCTCCCATCACCACTTTCCTCGGGTTCCTGGTTATTGGGGGTATTCTCTTGTCTCGTTGTGTGTTCAAGAAAAATCAGATTGAGTCTAGGCAATCAAAGAATGGAAACATATTCTCGATATGGAATTATGATGGACATATTGCATATGAAGACATCATTGAAGCAACCGAAGATTTTGACATCAGATATTGCATTGGAACCGGTGGTTATGGTAGCGTTTACAAAGCAGAATTACCAAGCGGAAATGTGGTTGCCTTAAAGAAACTTCATCAGAGAGAGGTTGAGAATCCAGTTTTCTGTAAGAGTTTTATAAATGAGGTGAGGGTGTTAACAGAGATTCGACATCGAAATATTGTGAAGTTGCATGGGTTTTGTGTACATAAAAGATgcagatttttaatttatgaataCATGGAAAGGGGAAGCCTATTTTGTGTCCTAAGAAATGTTGATGAAGCTATGGAACTGGATTGGAGCAAGAGGGTAAACATCATCAAAGTCACAGCACACGCCTTATCTTACATGCATCATGAATGCATCCCAGCAATTGTTCATAGAGATATATCATCCAACAACATTTTGCTGAACTCCGAATTCCAAGGTTTTATCTCTGACTTTGGAACTGCTAAACTTCTTGATCCTGACTCATCCAATCAAACATTGGTTGTTGGCACTTATGGTTATATTGCCCCAGGTAAATTGTTAACTGGTTATTTCTACCACAACAATGtcattgaaattatttaattgagaatatTGAATATAATTCTTTCATTAGTCATGAATCTAAACAaatttaaagtttatttttctttactgttttttaaatttaatcttaaattttaaatttaattagatctttttgttcttcatttaaATGTTTAGCATAATcgcatatattatttaataataatacatttggAGAGTGGATGATGAGACTATATAGGAATAGTTTGCAATTAGCAAtaatgtaataatatatatggtaGTTTCCTATAATCAAAGTT
This sequence is a window from Carya illinoinensis cultivar Pawnee chromosome 9, C.illinoinensisPawnee_v1, whole genome shotgun sequence. Protein-coding genes within it:
- the LOC122276196 gene encoding MDIS1-interacting receptor like kinase 2-like, producing MLKNLTFLDLSYNMLVGPIPTTLVHLTNLRSLYLSWNKINGSIPLEIGMLKNLTFLSLYWNMLVGPIPTTLVHLTNLRFLDLARNKINGSIPPEIGMLKNLTHLSLSSNMLVGPIPSTIGHLTNLESLNLGENQIHGSIPPEIGMLKNLTLLSIYSNMLVGPIPTTLVHLTNLRILYLDQNKINGSIPPEIGMLKNLLILSLYSNMLVGPIPFTVGHLTHLEYLNISWNKINGSIPPEIGMLKNLSSLSIYSSMLIGSIPSAIGHLTNLKSLILGKSQINGSIPSEIGMLKNLIYLSLYSNMLVGPIPTTLSHLTNLDYLDLSQNKINGSIPPEIGMMKNLTTLDLHSNMLIGPIPSTVGHLTNLRYLDLSWNKINGSIPPEIRMLKNLSSLSLYSNILVGPIPSTIGHLINLRYLDLGANKINGSILPEIGMLKNLTTLYLYSNMLIGPIPSTIGHLTNLKYLDLSRNKISGSIPPEIGMLNNLTSLSLGSNMLVGPIPTTLGHLTNLESLDLSRNKINGSIRPEIGMLNNLTYVNLCHNFISGEIPTALGTIGKRDLCRQFKIFPPRHKSKKSIITEIEIFAPITTFLGFLVIGGILLSRCVFKKNQIESRQSKNGNIFSIWNYDGHIAYEDIIEATEDFDIRYCIGTGGYGSVYKAELPSGNVVALKKLHQREVENPVFCKSFINEVRVLTEIRHRNIVKLHGFCVHKRCRFLIYEYMERGSLFCVLRNVDEAMELDWSKRVNIIKVTAHALSYMHHECIPAIVHRDISSNNILLNSEFQGFISDFGTAKLLDPDSSNQTLVVGTYGYIAPEFAYTMTVTEKCDVYSFGVVALEVLMGRHPGELLSSLSSSSSQNMMLHEILDQRLPPPNCLIGQDILLVATIAFACLHTQPKSRPTMKCVSQEFFSHKKPNVIPLTTVSLLQLRKQATYMLD